Proteins co-encoded in one Armatimonadota bacterium genomic window:
- a CDS encoding MmgE/PrpD family protein, with product MSGADAPVDEEHVVAFLAGEVAPPADAVARSRLVIEDVVCAAMAGSALPELHGAIEALALPAGPCTVVGCGRVAPVEHAAMANTVLAIAQEVEEGHNTAGHVGAASVMAALAAAEERDAPGAAVVDAVLRAYEVCARVERAVMPMRARVNAATGWVVRNPHSTWTTVGPALAAALVWGRDPRTLRATWRLAVNLAVLSLWDPYAEGALARNLTAGLSAQAGVTAARWAQAGLQGSADAVARIFGPLRAAMGDADFDAWFGSLGTTYEITRGYLKPYPSCRYTHPALDALRAALPATSAVSADAVDRIEVHTFGIATLFAHQHAPTPTSAKFSIPFVLAAYLVDGRIGFESFTDRLHDPRIDALARRITVYADDGLEAAFPQRWGARVSVVLRDGRVLVGECCDPVGGPAVPLAADAVRALHLAALCQRLPAPEAAAILDALTHLDALASVRPLGARLRGEGCP from the coding sequence GTGTCCGGGGCTGACGCGCCCGTCGACGAAGAACACGTGGTGGCGTTCCTGGCCGGGGAGGTGGCGCCACCGGCCGACGCGGTGGCCCGCAGCCGGCTGGTGATCGAGGACGTGGTGTGCGCGGCGATGGCGGGGAGCGCGCTCCCCGAGCTGCACGGGGCGATCGAGGCGCTCGCCCTGCCGGCCGGCCCCTGTACCGTGGTGGGGTGCGGCCGCGTCGCGCCCGTCGAGCACGCTGCGATGGCGAACACGGTGCTGGCCATCGCGCAGGAGGTCGAGGAAGGGCACAACACCGCCGGACACGTGGGCGCCGCCTCGGTCATGGCGGCGCTGGCCGCGGCCGAGGAGCGCGACGCGCCCGGCGCCGCGGTGGTCGATGCGGTCCTGCGCGCCTACGAGGTGTGCGCCAGGGTCGAGCGGGCGGTGATGCCGATGCGCGCGCGCGTGAACGCGGCGACGGGCTGGGTCGTGCGCAACCCGCACAGCACCTGGACCACGGTGGGGCCGGCGTTGGCCGCCGCGCTGGTCTGGGGGCGCGACCCCAGGACGCTGCGCGCCACGTGGCGGCTCGCCGTCAACCTGGCCGTGCTGAGCCTGTGGGACCCGTACGCCGAGGGCGCGCTGGCGCGGAACCTGACGGCCGGGCTCAGCGCCCAGGCGGGCGTGACCGCGGCGCGGTGGGCCCAGGCCGGCCTGCAGGGGTCCGCCGACGCGGTGGCGCGGATCTTCGGGCCGCTGCGCGCGGCCATGGGCGATGCGGACTTCGACGCCTGGTTCGGCTCCCTGGGCACGACCTATGAGATCACCCGGGGCTACCTGAAGCCCTATCCGTCGTGTCGGTACACCCATCCGGCCCTCGACGCGCTGCGGGCCGCGCTGCCGGCCACAAGCGCCGTCAGCGCCGACGCCGTGGACCGCATCGAGGTCCACACCTTCGGGATCGCGACGCTGTTCGCCCACCAGCACGCCCCCACGCCGACGAGCGCCAAGTTCAGCATCCCCTTCGTGCTGGCGGCCTACCTGGTCGACGGGCGCATCGGGTTCGAGAGCTTCACCGACCGGTTGCACGATCCGCGCATCGACGCCCTGGCCCGGCGCATCACCGTGTACGCCGACGATGGGCTCGAGGCCGCCTTTCCCCAGCGGTGGGGCGCGCGGGTGTCGGTCGTCCTGCGCGATGGACGCGTCCTGGTCGGCGAGTGCTGCGATCCGGTGGGTGGACCTGCCGTCCCGCTGGCCGCAGACGCCGTGCGCGCGCTGCACCTGGCGGCGCTTTGCCAGCGCCTCCCCGCGCCGGAGGCCGCGGCGATCCTCGACGCCCTGACCCACCTGGACGCGCTGGCGTCGGTGCGCCCGCTGGGTGCGCGGCTGCGTGGGGAGGGCTGTCCGTGA